One Ricinus communis isolate WT05 ecotype wild-type chromosome 7, ASM1957865v1, whole genome shotgun sequence genomic region harbors:
- the LOC8260583 gene encoding CASP-like protein 5C3, whose protein sequence is MMERVPGAMGTSASLALRLGQTIFSTASLLFMCLGIDFYSYTAFCYLVTVMGLVIPWSITLVLVDVYCVFVKCLPHQPKILSAIIIGDWVLSFLSLAAASSTASVTDILIDVGAAYCPAKLCSRYQLSAAMAFLSWFLSFASSLFNLWLLPSL, encoded by the exons ATGATGGAAAGGGTACCTGGGGCAATGGGGACAAGTGCCAGCTTGGCTCTGAGATTGGGCCAGACCATTTTCTCTACTGCTTCACTTCTCTTCATGTGTTTAGGCATTGACTTCTACAGTTATACTGCTTTCTG CTACTTGGTGACAGTCATGGGTCTAGTAATTCCATGGAGCATTACTCTGGTGCTAGTAGATGTGTATTGTGTCTTTGTTAAATGTTTACCCCACCAACCAAAAATTCTATCAGCCATCATAATTGGAGATTGG GTTCTATCATTTCTATCATTAGCAGCAGCAAGCTCAACAGCAAGTGTTACAGATATTCTAATTGACGTTGGAGCTGCATATTGCCCTGCAAAATTGTGTAGCAGATATCAATTGTCTGCAGCAATGGCTTTCTTATCTTGGTTTCTCTCCTTTGCTTCATCTCTATTCAATCTTTGGCTTCTTCCTTCCCTGTAA
- the LOC8260594 gene encoding oxygen-evolving enhancer protein 1, chloroplastic: MAASLQAAATLMQPTKVGGVPSSRATLQLRSSQSVSKAFGLEPASARITCSLQSDLKDLAQKCVDATKIAGFALATSALVVSGASAEGVPKRLTFDEIQSKTYMEVKGTGTANQCPTIDGGLDKFSFKAGKYNAKKFCLEPTSFTVKAESVNKNAPPEFQNTKLMTRLTYTLDEIEGPFEVGPDGTVKFEEKDGIDYAAVTVQLPGGERVPFLFTIKQLVATGKPESFSGEFLVPSYRGSSFLDPKGRGGSTGYDNAVALPAGGRGDEEELAKENTKNAASSVGKITLSVTGSKPETGEIIGVFESVQPSDTDLGAKTPKDVKIQGIWYAQLES, from the exons ATGGCAGCCTCACTGCAAGCAGCAGCTACACTTATGCAACCAACTAAGGTTGGCGGTGTTCCTTCTTCCAGGGCTACCCTTCAACTTAGATCTTCTCAAAGTGTTTCCAAGGCTTTTGGGTTGGAGCCAGCTAGTGCTAGGATCACTTGCTCTTTGCAATCCGACCTTAAGGATTTGGCTCAAAAGTGTGTTGATGCTACTAAGATTGCTGGTTTTGCTCTTGCTACTTCTGCTCTCGTCGTCTCG GGAGCAAGTGCTGAGGGAGTTCCAAAGAGGCTAACCTTTGATGAAATCCAAAGCAAAACATACATGGAAGTTAAAGGAACAGGAACGGCTAACCAGTGCCCAACAATTGATGGTGGACTAGACAAATTTTCATTCAAAGCAGGCAAATACAATGCAAAGAAATTCTGCCTAGAGCCAACCTCATTCACAGTCAAAGCAGAAAGTGTAAACAAGAATGCACCACCTGAATTCCAAAACACTAAACTAATGACACGTTTAACCTACACTCTCGACGAAATTGAAGGACCCTTCGAAGTCGGTCCTGATGGAACTGTCAAATTTGAAGAGAAAGATGGTATTGATTATGCTGCTGTGACAGTGCAATTGCCTGGAGGAGAACGTGTGCCTTTCCTTTTCACTATCAAACAGTTGGTTGCAACAGGCAAACCTGAAAGCTTTAGTGGAGAATTTCTTGTACCATCATACCGTGGATCATCATTCTTGGACCCAAAGGGAAGAGGTGGATCGACAGGTTATGACAATGCAGTTGCATTGCCTGCTGGAGGCAGAGGAGATGAGGAGGAGCTAGCTAAGGAAAATACTAAGAATGCTGCTTCATCAGTAGGCAAAATTACCCTAAGTGTTACCGGAAGTAAGCCTGAGACTGGAGAAATTATCGGTGTGTTTGAGAGTGTTCAGCCATCTGATACTGATTTGGGAGCAAAAACTCCAAAGGATGTGAAGATCCAGGGTATATGGTACGCTCAGCTTGAGTCATAG
- the LOC8260584 gene encoding pentatricopeptide repeat-containing protein At2g22410, mitochondrial, whose protein sequence is MSNCHVLCFLPVKHSTVFSRLNHTLISVHQFKSQTHQILHSLLEKCNSMKQSKQIHAQIILNNLTDQTLTLGKLVSFCAVSDAGNLDYAHLVFNQISIPNKFMYNSLIRGYCNSNSPIKSMFLYRQLIDSGLSPNEFTFPFVLKACASKSAHWMSMIVHGHAQKLGFASLICVQNGLINAYIACGFIRYARKMFDDMSERSLVSWNSMIGGYSKLGWCKEVFLLFKEMREIGTEADDFTLVNLLLVCSRRCDINLGRFVHLYIQITGMKIDLVARNALIDMYAKCGALVLAERVFQQMPNKNVVSWTSMITAYAKQGLVEYARKSFDQMPEKNVVSWNSMISSYVQGGQCREALDLFHEMHSFRVVPNEATLLSVLSACGQIGDLVMGKKIHNYICGTSSMYSVTLCNSLIDMYAKCGALRIAIDVFNEMPNKNLVSWNVIIGALALHGYGVEAVELFRKMQAAGVWPDEITFMGLLSACSHSGLVDSGLYYFDKMSSIYGFKPEIEHYTCMVDLLGRGGLLGEAVRVIGVMPMRPDIVIWGALLGACRTHGNVEIGKQILKQLLEAEPYSSGVYVLLSNLFSEAGRWEDVKNIRKLMNDNEIIKCRAVSLVEIEGRVYKFMVDDKTLQISSNVYSLLDQLSDHLKSIGYYCNMSSMVPESWETSR, encoded by the coding sequence ATGTCCAACTGCCATGTTCTTTGTTTCTTACCCGTCAAACATTCAACCGTTTTTTCCCGCCTTAATCACACCCTGATCTCAGTCCACCAATTTAAGTCCCAAACTCACCAAATCCTCCATTCTCTACTCGAAAAATGCAATTCCATGAAACAATCGAAGCAAATCCATGCTCAAATCATCCTCAATAACCTCACCGATCAGACTCTTACTCTAGGCAAGTTAGTCTCTTTCTGTGCTGTTTCTGATGCGGGCAATCTTGACTACGCGCACCTTGTATTTAACCAAATTTCTATACCCAATAAGTTCATGTACAATAGTCTAATAAGGGGTTACTGCAATAGTAATAGTCCAATAAAGTCTATGTTTTTATACCGCCAACTGATTGATTCTGGTCTTTCACCAAATGAGTTCACTTTCCCTTTTGTACTTAAAGCTTGTGCTTCCAAATCGGCGCATTGGATGTCCATGATTGTTCATGGGCATGCTCAAAAGCTGGGCTTTGCATCATTAATTTGCGTTCAAAATGGTTTGATTAATGCTTACATTGCTTGTGGGTTTATTCGATATGCACGGAAAATGTTTGATGATATGTCTGAGAGGAGTTTGGTTTCTTGGAATTCCATGATTGGTGGGTATTCTAAATTGGGTTGGTGTAAAGAAGTGTTTTTGTTGTTCAAAGAGATGAGAGAAATAGGAACGGAGGCTGATGACTTTACTCTAGTTAACTTGCTTTTGGTCTGTTCACGGAGGTGTGATATCAATTTAGGTAGGTTTGTGCATTTGTATATTCAGATTACAGGAATGAAGATAGATTTAGTTGCGAGGAATGCTTTAATTGATATGTATGCTAAATGTGGGGCTTTGGTATTGGCTGAAAGAGTTTTCCAGCAGATGCCAAATAAGAATGTGGTCTCCTGGACTTCTATGATTACTGCATATGCTAAACAGGGGCTTGTAGAATATGCTAGGAAAAGTTTCGACCAGATGCCAGAGAAGAATGTGGTTTCTTGGAATTCAATGATTTCATCTTATGTTCAGGGAGGTCAATGCAGGGAAGCATTGGATCTGTTCCATGAGATGCATAGTTTCAGAGTGGTGCCCAATGAGGCTACCCTACTTTCTGTTCTCTCAGCCTGTGGTCAAATTGGTGATTTAGTCATGGGAAAGAAAATCCACAATTACATATGTGGCACTAGTAGTATGTATAGTGTTACACTGTGCAACTCACTTATAGACATGTATGCAAAATGTGGTGCCCTTAGGATTGCCATAGATGTCTTTAACGAGATGCCAAATAAGAATTTAGTGTCTTGGAATGTAATTATCGGTGCCCTTGCATTACATGGTTATGGAGTAGAAGCTGTTGAGCTCTTCCGAAAGATGCAAGCTGCAGGTGTATGGCCTGATGAGATAACCTTTATGGGATTGCTTTCTGCTTGTAGCCATAGTGGTCTTGTAGATAGTGGGCTGTATTACTTTGACAAAATGAGCTCTATCTATGGTTTTAAACCTGAAATCGAGCATTACACATGCATGGTTGATCTTCTTGGACGAGGAGGTCTCTTAGGTGAAGCAGTTAGGGTAATAGGAGTAATGCCAATGAGACCTGATATTGTGATATGGGGTGCCTTACTTGGAGCCTGTAGGACTCATGGAAATGTTGAGATAGGGAAACAAATCCTTAAACAGCTGTTGGAAGCAGAGCCATACAGTTCAGGGGTTTATGTGCTTCTTTCAAACTTATTTTCTGAAGCTGGAAGATGGGAAGACGTGAAGAATATCAGGAAATTAATGAATGACAATGAGATCATCAAATGCAGAGCAGTTAGCTTAGTTGAAATTGAGGGACGTGTCTATAAATTCATGGTTGATGACAAGACACTTCAAATTTCAAGCAATGTTTATTCCCTACTTGATCAACTATCTGATCATCTGAAGTCAATAGGGTACTACTGCAACATGTCCAGTATGGTTCCAGAATCATGGGAAACTAGTCGGTAA
- the LOC8260585 gene encoding uncharacterized protein LOC8260585, translating to MGICSSCESTHVATAKLILQDGRLQEFSYPVKVSYVLSKINPTYFICNADEMEFDDVVSAINDDELLQPGQLYFAVPLSRLKHPLQPEEMAALAVKASSALMKSTNYNGADKITCRRKAVYSGDGKSSRRVAASATSGGGDGGSRRGAGRGKFTAMLSAIPE from the coding sequence ATGGGTATTTGCAGTTCTTGTGAATCGACCCATGTCGCCACTGCAAAATTGATTTTGCAGGACGGAAGGCTTCAGGAATTCTCGTACCCAGTTAAAGTTTCTTATGTTCTTTCTAAGATTAACCCTACTTATTTCATTTGTAATGCTGATGAAATGGAGTTTGACGATGTCGTTTCTGCTATTAACGATGATGAATTGCTTCAGCCTGGTCAGCTTTATTTTGCTGTGCCTTTAAGTAGATTAAAGCACCCTTTACAACCTGAAGAAATGGCTGCATTGGCTGTTAAAGCTAGCTCCGCTTTAATGAAAAGCACTAATTATAATGGTGCTGATAAAATTACCTGCCGCCGGAAAGCGGTGTATTCCGGTGATGGGAAGTCTAGTCGGAGAGTGGCTGCCTCCGCCACCAGCGGCGGCGGCGACGGTGGGTCGAGGAGGGGCGCTGGTAGGGGAAAGTTTACGGCAATGTTGAGTGCAATTCCTGAGTAG
- the LOC125370725 gene encoding uncharacterized protein LOC125370725: protein MLTYLSMRNGGSINRNKKEKQSLIERIMEGFPRWLSSLLQTKFYEPCETHSSKQCNFFCLDCIGSKSTFTLCENCNKANKHEDHNIIQVYKASRHTGLVPKKLKHLLDVSDIQTYKINLNTIIYINPRPYNEQQVNDKHNSYHRRCETCNKELIQHHHDYHSSTYKFCSIGCKVVQDRHARIQRRNTIRPLSFRKRPRKSSPHRSSLF from the exons ATGTTAACATATTTAAGCATGAGGAATGGGGGTTCAATTAacagaaacaaaaaagaaaaacaaagtttGATAGAAAGAATTATGGAGGGTTTTCCAAGATGGTTGTCATCCTTGCTACAGACTAAATTTTACGAACCATGTGAGACTCACAGTTCAAAACAGTGTAATTTCTTTTGCTTAGACTGCATAGGATCGAAATCAACTTTCACATTATGTGAAAATTGCAACAAGGCCAATAAACATGAAGATCACAACATCATTCAA gtttaTAAAGCTTCACGTCACACAGGCCTCGTCCCTAAGAAGTTGAAACATTTATTAGACGTATCCGACATTCAAACTTACAAGATCAATTTGAATaccattatttatataaatccaAGGCCTTACAATGAGCAGCAAGTGAATGATAAACACAACAGTTACCATCGAAGATGTGAAACCTGCAACAAAGAACTGATTCAGCACCACCACGACTATCATTCATCGACTTACAAATTTTGTTCAATTGGGTGCAAAGTTGTTCAAGACAGGCATGCCAGAATACAGCGGCGTAATACAATACGACCTCTTAGTTTTAGAAAAAGACCCAGAAAAAGTTCTCCTCATAGGTCTTCATTGTTTTAG